Proteins found in one Calditrichota bacterium genomic segment:
- the pstC gene encoding phosphate ABC transporter permease subunit PstC, translating into MNKPGLESLARKERYWANDIAGLVIRTVAFASLAMIFLIFYFVFRETRSLLAREEHISAEAMGAMESYGNTEDLETDLQAFRASEERPKSDSSHRSMLRNLAGRFWQPVSDDPKYGLMPLFVGSFKVTLIALLFGGPIGILAALYTAAFAPKWSKELLKPAIEILAGIPSVVIGFFALTVMASALQTMLGYPFRLNAFVGGLALSLAVIPLVFTITEEALIAVPRVLTDGSLALGASKWQTTLYVVFPAATPAILAALILGFGRAFGETMIVLMATGNAALLSLNPVEPVRTMSATIGAEMAEVVFGEVHYGVLFLIGSLLFVFTFALNGVVEFYVRRRLIKRLTGR; encoded by the coding sequence CGCTATTGGGCGAACGATATCGCCGGCCTGGTGATTCGCACCGTAGCATTTGCTTCACTGGCGATGATTTTCCTGATATTCTATTTCGTCTTTCGAGAGACTCGCTCGCTCTTAGCCCGAGAGGAGCATATCTCCGCCGAAGCAATGGGCGCGATGGAGTCCTATGGCAACACGGAAGACCTGGAGACCGATCTCCAGGCCTTCCGTGCTTCTGAAGAGAGACCAAAGTCGGACTCCTCCCACCGGTCGATGCTTAGAAATCTTGCCGGCAGGTTCTGGCAGCCGGTCTCGGACGACCCGAAATACGGCCTTATGCCACTTTTCGTAGGAAGTTTCAAGGTTACCCTCATCGCTCTGCTTTTCGGCGGGCCGATAGGCATCTTGGCTGCGCTTTACACTGCTGCTTTCGCGCCGAAATGGTCGAAGGAACTCCTAAAGCCGGCGATTGAGATCCTCGCCGGAATTCCGTCGGTGGTGATTGGATTCTTTGCCCTGACGGTGATGGCGAGCGCTCTGCAGACGATGCTGGGCTACCCGTTCCGGCTAAATGCCTTTGTCGGAGGGCTGGCACTCTCGCTGGCTGTAATTCCGTTGGTTTTCACGATTACCGAGGAGGCTTTGATCGCGGTGCCGAGAGTGCTCACGGATGGCAGTCTGGCGCTCGGCGCGTCGAAATGGCAAACCACGCTCTATGTGGTCTTCCCAGCCGCTACTCCGGCCATTCTGGCGGCGCTGATCCTCGGCTTTGGCCGCGCCTTCGGGGAGACGATGATTGTCCTGATGGCGACCGGCAACGCCGCACTACTCTCGTTGAATCCGGTCGAGCCGGTTCGGACGATGTCGGCGACGATCGGCGCCGAAATGGCTGAGGTCGTCTTCGGCGAAGTCCACTACGGCGTCCTATTCCTGATCGGATCGCTCCTCTTTGTTTTCACTTTTGCCCTTAATGGCGTTGTCGAGTTCTATGTTCGGCGACGGCTCATTAAACGTCTGACGGGTAGGTGA
- the pstA gene encoding phosphate ABC transporter permease PstA yields MRRSIWLGRLVYGTGLLAAGLVVATVLVILLNIAIGGARLMTWEFLSGVPEEGMTAGGIFPAIYGTFLLVVIMSIAGLPVGAITAVYLTEYARQESFMSRLIRFAVNTLAGVPAIVFGLFGLGFFVQFVGSGLDRATSGGEVLRWAQPNLLWASLTMALLTLPVVVISVEEAIRNVPRELREASLALGATRWQTIYRVVLPQSLSGILTGGILAVSRGAGEVAPILFTGAAYFLPHLPDSLASQFMELGYHIFIMATQSPDVEATKGLQYATTLVLLALTFTLNFSAIYIRYRMRRNAIR; encoded by the coding sequence ATGCGGCGTAGTATTTGGCTGGGACGACTAGTCTATGGCACAGGACTGCTCGCGGCCGGGTTGGTGGTAGCGACGGTGCTGGTGATTCTGCTCAATATCGCCATCGGCGGGGCGCGGTTGATGACGTGGGAATTTCTCTCCGGAGTCCCCGAAGAGGGGATGACCGCCGGAGGCATCTTCCCGGCAATCTACGGCACCTTTCTGTTGGTCGTCATCATGTCGATTGCCGGGCTGCCGGTCGGAGCCATAACCGCGGTTTATCTGACCGAATATGCGCGGCAGGAGTCATTCATGTCGCGACTCATAAGGTTTGCCGTCAATACCCTTGCCGGTGTGCCTGCGATTGTCTTCGGCCTCTTTGGACTCGGCTTTTTTGTGCAATTCGTCGGGAGCGGTCTCGATCGGGCGACATCGGGCGGAGAGGTTCTTAGGTGGGCTCAACCTAATTTGCTCTGGGCGAGTTTGACGATGGCACTCCTGACTCTGCCGGTAGTCGTCATATCGGTCGAGGAGGCGATCCGCAACGTCCCGCGGGAACTGCGCGAAGCCTCCCTGGCGCTCGGCGCGACGCGCTGGCAGACGATCTACCGGGTAGTGCTTCCACAGTCGCTGTCGGGCATTCTTACGGGAGGCATCTTGGCGGTGAGTCGCGGCGCCGGTGAGGTGGCTCCGATTCTCTTCACCGGCGCAGCCTATTTCCTGCCGCACCTGCCTGATTCGCTCGCAAGCCAATTCATGGAATTAGGCTATCATATTTTTATCATGGCCACCCAGTCTCCCGATGTCGAAGCAACCAAGGGACTCCAATATGCGACGACGCTGGTGCTATTGGCCCTCACCTTTACGCTCAATTTCTCGGCAATTTATATACGCTACCGTATGCGCAGGAATGCAATTAGGTGA
- a CDS encoding phosphate ABC transporter ATP-binding protein, producing MNSASSPDIRIEARDVTVRYGEKVALHAVSLDILRNRVTALIGPSGCGKSTFLRSLNRMNEMIEGAVTTGKVLLDGYNIYAPGVDVVKLRKRVGMIFQKSNPFPKSIFENVAYGPRINGVSNRSKLLAIVERSLERAALWEEVKDDLDKSALSLSGGQQQRLCIARALAVDPEVLLMDEPASALDPIATARIEELILELKADYTIVIVTHNMQQAARISDRTAFFYMGELIECDETLNIFTRPRLPQTEAYVTGRFG from the coding sequence TTGAATTCAGCATCTTCTCCCGACATCCGCATCGAGGCTCGCGATGTGACCGTCCGATATGGCGAAAAGGTCGCACTACACGCCGTTTCGCTCGACATTTTGCGCAACCGGGTAACCGCCTTAATCGGCCCTTCGGGCTGCGGCAAATCGACCTTTCTGCGCTCGCTCAACCGGATGAACGAGATGATCGAGGGCGCGGTTACGACCGGCAAAGTCCTCCTCGACGGATACAATATCTACGCTCCCGGCGTCGATGTCGTCAAATTGCGCAAACGGGTTGGGATGATCTTTCAGAAGTCTAATCCCTTCCCCAAGTCGATCTTCGAAAATGTCGCCTATGGGCCGCGCATCAACGGCGTCTCGAACCGGTCGAAGTTGTTGGCGATTGTCGAGCGGTCGCTCGAGCGCGCCGCGCTCTGGGAGGAAGTAAAGGATGACCTCGACAAGAGTGCACTGTCGTTATCGGGCGGTCAGCAACAGAGGCTCTGCATAGCGCGAGCCTTGGCGGTCGATCCGGAAGTGCTCCTGATGGACGAGCCGGCTTCGGCGCTCGATCCGATAGCGACGGCCCGGATAGAGGAGTTGATTCTGGAACTAAAGGCCGACTATACCATTGTGATCGTTACGCATAATATGCAGCAGGCGGCGCGGATCAGCGACCGGACGGCGTTCTTCTATATGGGCGAGTTGATCGAGTGCGATGAGACCCTGAACATCTTCACCCGGCCGCGCCTGCCCCAGACCGAGGCTTATGTAACAGGCCGGTTCGGGTAG